The DNA region aaaaaactacccatatatatatatatatttgtcTGTAGTACATTAcgtatatttttatatattattttctttagctattatatgtttttacAATTCATATAGCTTCTATTCATGTCTATTACATTATATACAActgtttttatatttttctttataggaagattataatatgaatatatttatttttattcagCGCAgattaaaataaaatgagttatataatatttatttttgtatgaatatgtatatgtaaatGAGTATATATTGTGTATATGTGTTGActaatatatgtataaattaatgaacatataaaaatatatatatatatatatatatatttgatatgTTAATTCTATAATAGTTTATCTATTTAATCTTTTGAGTAAATATACTAttaatgtatatttatatatatatatattttacatttggataattaaaaataaccaaatttaataagttaaatttaaatttttttttttttttcttatttttttatttcagttctaaaaaataaaaatattaaaaataaaatataatggataaaaataataatacagATAATACAACAACATGCGCACCCGCTGAAAAAAACGACTCATATCAAAATGATTTAAACAATAAAGAGGtgtataattattattattataataaccTAAATGACGGAATGGGGACCAATAGAATAgcatataataatataccttgtgaaaataattatgatggtaatagaaatattcaaaattattataactaTAATTATccttatataaataataaagatcATGTTGCATATAATACACCAGGGaaatatatgatgaattataattatatggATACAGGATATTATCATATgaacaataataataatatgtttaataaTACTTTCAATTCTTTTCTTAATAAAACAGGAGATGTTATTTCTCCATATCATGCTCATAATATGTATCCAAATTCTCAGTTAgcattaaaatataaattaagTACTAATACTTTATCGAATAATTCTATTCCTACATCAAATgcaaattatataaatgatgaaaaaaagaattgTCTAGAAATGACTAATACCACAACATATAATGTTAATACATTGttaagaaataatattttatcgtcagaatattttaaatcattaatcccaataaaaacatttaaaGAAGTACTTGATGAAATTCATTCTTATGCTGATCATGTAGAACCATATTGTATTGGAAGTAATAGAGCACCATCAACTCTTTTCTGTTGTCTTTATAAGTTTTTTACAATGCACTTATCTGAAAAGCAGGTAAGGCACAAATCacacacacacatatatatatatatatatatatatatatatatatatacatatatttatttatatatttatattttattatattttttcagCTAAAAAGTTTaattgaaaataaagaCTCTTGTTATATAAGGGCCTGTGGATTTTTGTATTTGAGATATGTCCATTCCCCATCCAATgtaaaaaagaaaaaaaaaaaaatgaaaaatttatatataacaaatgcacatatatatgcaaataaatatgtacaCAAATTcatgtacatatatataaaacattatgtacctttttttttttttgaatttaattttttttttttttttttttttttttattttttttttttttttttttttttttttttttaatttaattttttttttttttttttttttttgaattttaGCTATGGATGTGGTTTGAACCATATCTGTTGGAAGAAGATGAATTTTCTATTTCAGCTGACAAAAGAAGGAAAGTAACAATAGGAGAGTATGTACAAAGTTTATTATCAGATgacaaatattttaatacaggtatattcattatgataatataaatatatataattataggtacatatatatttgtgtggatattttgttgttataattttatagtatcatataaaaatataattacataaaatatgaatCCTTTTACctaattttttattatttttttcattttattgttttttaGTTTTGCCAAGATTACCtataaaaattaagaaTGTATACGGAGCACGTTTAATGATTATAGATGACCATAGGAGGCgattaaaaaagaataaagaaaatattgCAAAATTTTTAAAGGGGGAGCCCGTTTTAGCTTATATAAAGTAAaattatacaaaaataaataaataaataaataaataaataaatatatatatatatatatatatatatgtgcacatatttatatattttttttttttttttttattttattattttttagcGGGGAATGGGAAAAAGGAGAAATAGGAGGTGTCGTAAATCACGGCAAGGATAAATTTTTTGTACGCCTAAGAGAAATTGATGGAAACGAAAAGCTAGTTAATATCGGATACGTAAAATTAGAAGGGAAAGATAAACATAAAGAAAGAGATATACAAAAGCACAGAAGCAGAGATAGAAGTACTAGTATAAGTGAAAGGAAAAGAAGAAGACGAAGAAGAAATAGTAGCAGTAGAAGCAATAGTAGAAGAAGATCAAGACATAGTAGAAGTAGTAGTAGaagaaaaaggaaaagGAGACACCGATATGAAAGTAGAAGTAGTAGTAGAACAAGACGAAGAAGTCATAATCGTAGTCATAAGAGAAATTCAAGTCATGAAAAAGATTATAGTATTGATAAATATTCAAGTCGTAGTCATAGTAGAAGTAAAAGAAGAAAACATAGTAGTAAACATTCTTCACATTATAAATCACATAATAACCATCGTGATAGATCAttagataaatataataatagaCCATCAGAAGAACATGAGTCATATAgaagtaaaaaaaaaagaaatgaatCTGTTTCTAGATCTTCATCGAGAAGTACAAGATATAGAAGAGACAAATATGAGAAAACAGAAGATGAATTAATTAGTAGATTCAAAAAATTGGAAAGTCAAAAAGCTTTGGCAACAGGAAAAGATTATGCTCGTAGACCAACATCTTATAAATCGTCTCTTTCTTTAAAAGTAGATAACATACCTATAAGAAGAAGATCAAGATCACGATCTCCTAGAAGAATTGATAATAGGGTAGTGGTACAAGTGGTGCATACAgataaaacaaataatgaaaataatacGTCAGAAAATTTGAAACTTAAAGaattaatgaaaaaatataataaagatgataaaaatgatgaacttaaaatgaataattcAAACTTAGAAGAAATGGATATTATGACATTAGGTTgatatgtaaataatataatattacacatataaataaataaataaataaatatatatatatatatatatatatatatataaatacatttatttatttatatatttttcatacaataaacaattatatcattctctgatatatatatatttttttttagtataataacattttttattataaatatatataaataaatacatatacatatttatatatatatattatttatatctttatgTGATTAgttaaatttatatgagttagttataacatataccagtgtatattataataaaattattttacaAACGTTTATAAGAAGAAacataaaattttaaataatattctttCTAATTAGAAAATcataaattaatatatatatattgtgaggtatttaatatatatcattttattaaatattatttaatttttcaaatatatattatggTCATAtagacatatatatataaaatatagataatgtgtacaaaaaaataaaataaaataaaataaaataaaaagtaaattattttaaataagaataatatatatatatatatatatatataacaaaaaaataaataaaaataaaacaaaataaatgtataacgaattattatcaaatataaaattttattataagaCACTCTCTTCTTTGATAATAGCATTTTAAAGAGAACATCTTAATTATTAcaattttttgaaaaaaataaagaaaataataaaaattatgtttattaatatatatatatatatatatatatttacatttatatatttttttttatatttatattcgTAGGACATGCctagaaaaaaaaaaaaaaatttttttttttttgtagaTTCACCCTAATTTATTGTTCTCAAAATATCTAAAGTTGTTCACTTTTTAAGACTTGTTAATGttacattttcattttatcattatttcTTGCCAGTTTAATCATATGCATATCCTTGAGTAAgttattaatttttatataatatttattttttatacttGTCCATTTTTCTTTCCCTACATATTCCATTTTATcataagaaaaattatcattatcaaATTTATCTTTacttttataaatatttttatgatgaatatgttcattcatataatagttaaaattttcattaCGTGTATCATAATCATTATATTGAGAAACTTTTTC from Plasmodium gaboni strain SY75 chromosome 14, whole genome shotgun sequence includes:
- a CDS encoding putative pre-mRNA-splicing factor 38B yields the protein MDKNNNTDNTTTCAPAEKNDSYQNDLNNKEVYNYYYYNNLNDGMGTNRIAYNNIPCENNYDGNRNIQNYYNYNYPYINNKDHVAYNTPGKYMMNYNYMDTGYYHMNNNNNMFNNTFNSFLNKTGDVISPYHAHNMYPNSQLALKYKLSTNTLSNNSIPTSNANYINDEKKNCLEMTNTTTYNVNTLLRNNILSSEYFKSLIPIKTFKEVLDEIHSYADHVEPYCIGSNRAPSTLFCCLYKFFTMHLSEKQLKSLIENKDSCYIRACGFLYLRYVHSPSNLWMWFEPYLLEEDEFSISADKRRKVTIGEYVQSLLSDDKYFNTVLPRLPIKIKNVYGARLMIIDDHRRRLKKNKENIAKFLKGEPVLAYINGEWEKGEIGGVVNHGKDKFFVRLREIDGNEKLVNIGYVKLEGKDKHKERDIQKHRSRDRSTSISERKRRRRRRNSSSRSNSRRRSRHSRSSSRRKRKRRHRYESRSSSRTRRRSHNRSHKRNSSHEKDYSIDKYSSRSHSRSKRRKHSSKHSSHYKSHNNHRDRSLDKYNNRPSEEHESYRSKKKRNESVSRSSSRSTRYRRDKYEKTEDELISRFKKLESQKALATGKDYARRPTSYKSSLSLKVDNIPIRRRSRSRSPRRIDNRVVVQVVHTDKTNNENNTSENLKLKELMKKYNKDDKNDELKMNNSNLEEMDIMTLG